In a genomic window of Halalkalicoccus sp. CG83:
- a CDS encoding heterodisulfide reductase-related iron-sulfur binding cluster, producing the protein MHVVARTGGEITRETFWQIGPIGKGMFYFLSIVAVVVLVYGVYGRFARYTAGEADPRERLDDLPGRILTAARIAGSNESQFDRDLYGGLMHAFVMWGFLVLLIGTTILFVDLDFYNVLTGESFWQGDFYLAYQLVLDAFGLLFVVGLGMAIYRRYVVRNERLFGPHTGLEDDAFVWTLFLLGVGGFLVQGVSMVGQEGRAAETVSFVGVFAAGLLEAGGLTPEGAAAIYPWIWWHHSILALLFVAWIPYAKPFHMLSSFANVVTRDEQSGRVLPGVPADLDATNAESIDDFTWKELLDQDACTKCGRCSSVCPAKASDRPLDPRDVILDLKSYREAVDAGGEEKAIIADGGASVIDSETMESCMACMACMDACPVEIEHLNSFTRMNRQLTDQGDVDSNVQDVFQDVMRKGNSFGEPQRKRADWADELDFELTDAREEEVEYLWYVGDYPSFDDRNKRVARSLATLFEHAGVSFGILFDDEKSDGNDVRRVGEEFLYLELAGHHVESFEECAFEHIVCTDPHSYNTMRNEYPEVEFEEFADDPMMPFEYDERWNANGEVDVLHWTQVVEGLVREGRLGLSGTELDYTVTYHDPCHLGRYNDEYEAPRDLIRATGCELYEMPRNRSNSFCCGGGGGGVWMEFDEDPKPSEERLREALEDTDANGAVEKFVVACPMCMTMYEDGRKTGGFEDAIEVVDVAELLIEAIETRTEPDAANENATTTD; encoded by the coding sequence ATGCACGTCGTCGCACGGACCGGCGGGGAGATCACCCGCGAGACGTTCTGGCAGATCGGTCCGATCGGGAAGGGGATGTTCTACTTCCTCTCGATCGTCGCCGTCGTCGTCCTCGTTTACGGCGTCTACGGGCGGTTCGCCCGTTACACGGCGGGCGAGGCCGACCCCCGCGAGCGACTGGACGACCTCCCGGGTCGGATCCTTACGGCCGCGAGAATCGCCGGCTCGAACGAGAGCCAGTTCGACCGCGACCTCTACGGCGGACTGATGCACGCCTTCGTCATGTGGGGGTTTCTCGTCCTACTGATCGGGACGACTATCCTGTTCGTCGACCTCGACTTCTACAACGTCCTCACCGGCGAGTCGTTCTGGCAGGGCGACTTCTACCTGGCCTACCAGCTCGTGCTCGACGCGTTCGGGCTGCTGTTCGTCGTCGGCCTCGGAATGGCGATCTACAGGCGATACGTCGTCCGGAACGAGCGGCTGTTCGGCCCTCACACGGGCCTCGAGGACGACGCGTTCGTCTGGACGCTCTTTCTGCTGGGCGTCGGCGGCTTCCTCGTCCAGGGGGTCTCGATGGTCGGCCAGGAGGGTCGTGCCGCCGAGACCGTGAGCTTCGTCGGCGTCTTCGCCGCGGGGCTGCTCGAGGCCGGCGGGCTCACCCCCGAGGGTGCCGCCGCGATCTACCCCTGGATCTGGTGGCACCACTCGATTCTTGCTCTCCTGTTCGTTGCGTGGATTCCCTACGCCAAGCCGTTCCACATGCTCTCGTCGTTCGCGAACGTCGTGACGCGCGACGAGCAGTCGGGGCGCGTCCTCCCGGGGGTTCCCGCCGACCTCGACGCGACCAACGCCGAGTCGATCGACGACTTCACCTGGAAGGAACTGCTCGACCAGGACGCCTGTACGAAGTGCGGGCGATGCTCGTCGGTCTGTCCCGCGAAGGCCAGCGACAGGCCGCTCGATCCCCGCGACGTGATCCTCGACCTCAAGAGCTACCGCGAGGCTGTCGACGCCGGCGGCGAGGAGAAGGCGATCATCGCGGACGGCGGGGCCAGCGTGATCGACAGCGAGACCATGGAGTCCTGTATGGCGTGTATGGCCTGCATGGACGCCTGTCCCGTCGAGATCGAGCACCTCAACAGCTTCACGCGGATGAACCGCCAACTCACCGACCAGGGCGACGTCGACTCGAACGTCCAGGACGTCTTCCAGGACGTGATGCGCAAGGGCAACTCCTTCGGCGAGCCTCAGCGCAAGCGGGCGGACTGGGCCGACGAGCTCGACTTCGAGCTGACGGACGCCCGCGAGGAGGAGGTCGAGTATCTCTGGTACGTCGGCGACTACCCCAGCTTCGACGACCGAAATAAGAGAGTAGCCCGCTCGCTCGCGACGCTGTTCGAACACGCCGGCGTCTCCTTCGGCATCCTCTTCGATGACGAGAAAAGCGATGGAAACGACGTCCGCCGGGTGGGCGAGGAGTTCCTCTACCTCGAACTCGCGGGCCACCACGTCGAGAGCTTCGAGGAGTGTGCGTTCGAGCACATCGTCTGCACCGACCCCCACTCGTACAACACGATGAGAAACGAGTACCCCGAGGTCGAGTTCGAGGAGTTCGCGGACGACCCGATGATGCCGTTCGAGTACGACGAGCGGTGGAACGCGAACGGCGAGGTGGACGTGCTCCACTGGACGCAGGTCGTCGAGGGGCTCGTCCGAGAGGGCCGGCTCGGGCTCTCCGGAACCGAGCTCGACTACACCGTCACGTACCACGATCCCTGTCACCTCGGTCGGTACAACGACGAGTACGAGGCGCCCCGCGACCTGATCCGCGCGACCGGCTGCGAGCTGTACGAGATGCCGCGCAACCGCTCGAACTCCTTCTGCTGTGGTGGCGGCGGCGGCGGCGTCTGGATGGAGTTCGACGAGGACCCGAAGCCGAGCGAGGAGCGGCTTCGCGAGGCGCTGGAGGACACCGACGCCAACGGAGCGGTCGAGAAGTTCGTCGTCGCCTGCCCGATGTGCATGACGATGTACGAGGACGGCCGGAAGACCGGCGGGTTCGAGGACGCTATCGAGGTGGTCGACGTCGCCGAGTTGCTGATCGAGGCGATCGAGACCCGGACGGAACCGGACGCGGCGAACGAGAACGCCACGACGACGGACTGA
- a CDS encoding energy-coupling factor transporter transmembrane component T family protein gives MLSYAPGKSLAHRLDPRSKLAVQIAFAAAAFAHTTLEGLAVLTLLALGTLAAAGTSPTEAIYAYRFALPFLLGGPLLEGLTWIGFDPAAASETLLASYRVLLILLVSAAYVRTTPVRESRAAIQRTVPGRPGQFLGIGTSFVFRLLPLLIADLKRVRGAMAARLASERPVHERMALLAVTGVERALSRADRLSLALRARCFAWNPTLPRLSFGRADAPALALAALLAFAALY, from the coding sequence GTGTTGAGCTACGCACCCGGTAAGAGTCTCGCCCACCGGCTCGATCCGCGGTCGAAGCTCGCCGTCCAGATCGCGTTCGCGGCCGCCGCCTTCGCACACACGACGCTCGAGGGACTGGCGGTCCTGACGCTGCTCGCGCTCGGGACGCTGGCGGCCGCCGGTACGTCGCCGACCGAGGCGATCTACGCCTACCGGTTCGCGCTGCCGTTCCTGCTCGGTGGACCGCTGCTCGAGGGACTGACCTGGATCGGCTTCGATCCCGCAGCGGCCAGCGAGACCCTTCTTGCGAGCTACCGTGTCCTCCTCATCCTGTTGGTGTCGGCGGCGTACGTCCGCACGACCCCCGTCCGCGAGTCGCGAGCCGCGATCCAGCGGACCGTTCCCGGCCGACCGGGTCAGTTCCTCGGCATCGGGACGTCGTTCGTCTTCCGACTCCTGCCGCTCCTGATCGCGGACCTGAAGCGGGTACGCGGGGCGATGGCCGCCCGGCTGGCGAGCGAGCGGCCGGTCCACGAGCGGATGGCGCTGCTCGCGGTGACGGGCGTCGAGCGCGCGCTCTCCCGCGCGGATCGACTCTCGCTCGCGCTTCGCGCCCGGTGTTTCGCGTGGAATCCGACCCTGCCCCGCCTCTCGTTCGGACGGGCCGACGCGCCGGCGCTGGCGCTGGCGGCGCTGCTCGCGTTCGCGGCGCTCTACTAG
- the hemB gene encoding porphobilinogen synthase, which yields MEITKRPRRLRSDGVRPLVSETSLSPSDLIAPVFVDATVEERVPIESMPGHERVPVEGIGERVREVTETGVEAVMLFGIPEEKDERGSRAWADDGVVQRALRRIDEETDAYAIADLCFCEYTSHGHCGIVEEDAAEDPRQTVDNDATLELIERTALSQAEAGADMIAPSGMMDGMVGVIRDALDRADFTEVPIMSYAVKYESAFYGPFRDAADGAPAFGDRRHYQMDPANRREAIREAKLDVEQGADTLMVKPALPYLDVVRDVREHTDLPVAAYNVSGEYAMLHAASEKGWLDLKAVAGESLLSIKRAGADLILTYFAESVAKRLSAGRQM from the coding sequence ATGGAGATCACGAAGCGCCCGCGCCGGCTTCGGTCGGACGGGGTTCGGCCGCTGGTCAGCGAGACCTCGCTCTCGCCCTCTGACCTGATCGCACCCGTCTTCGTCGACGCCACCGTGGAGGAACGCGTCCCCATCGAGTCGATGCCGGGCCACGAGCGCGTGCCCGTCGAGGGGATCGGCGAACGCGTCCGCGAGGTAACGGAGACCGGCGTCGAGGCGGTGATGCTGTTCGGGATCCCCGAGGAGAAGGACGAACGGGGTAGCCGGGCGTGGGCCGACGACGGCGTGGTCCAGCGCGCGCTCCGGCGGATCGACGAGGAGACCGACGCCTACGCCATCGCCGACCTCTGTTTCTGCGAGTACACCTCCCACGGCCACTGCGGGATCGTCGAGGAGGACGCGGCCGAGGACCCCCGTCAGACCGTGGACAACGACGCGACCCTCGAACTGATCGAGCGCACGGCGCTCTCGCAGGCCGAGGCGGGTGCGGACATGATCGCGCCCAGCGGCATGATGGACGGCATGGTCGGCGTGATTCGCGACGCGCTGGATCGCGCGGACTTCACGGAGGTGCCGATCATGAGCTACGCGGTGAAGTACGAGTCGGCGTTCTACGGCCCCTTCAGGGACGCTGCCGACGGCGCTCCCGCGTTCGGGGATCGGCGCCACTACCAGATGGACCCCGCCAACCGGCGGGAAGCCATCAGGGAGGCGAAACTCGACGTCGAACAGGGCGCCGACACCCTGATGGTCAAACCCGCACTTCCCTATCTGGACGTCGTGCGTGACGTCCGCGAACACACCGACCTTCCGGTCGCCGCGTACAACGTCAGCGGCGAGTACGCGATGCTGCACGCCGCGAGCGAGAAGGGATGGCTCGACCTCAAGGCGGTCGCCGGCGAGTCGCTGCTCTCGATCAAGCGCGCGGGCGCGGACCTGATCCTGACGTACTTCGCGGAAAGCGTCGCGAAGCGGCTTTCCGCGGGCCGTCAGATGTGA
- a CDS encoding energy-coupling factor ABC transporter ATP-binding protein has product MIETRRLVHRYGETTALDDVSLSIADGEFLVLAGPNGSGKSTLVRHWNGLLEPDDGDVRVNGRPVGENLVAARSAIGMVFQDPRDGFVAARVGADVAFGPENLGLAREEIDRRVERALAAVNLAGRDEERIETLSGGERERLAIAGALAMEPDHLVLDEPFTGLDAFARESVLDRLAALSRGGTGVVVVTHDLRDVLSLADRLVVLSSGRVVRDGQPQDLDDELEGLGVRPPC; this is encoded by the coding sequence ATGATCGAGACGCGGCGGCTCGTCCATCGCTACGGGGAGACGACGGCGCTCGACGACGTCTCGCTCTCGATCGCCGACGGCGAATTCCTCGTCCTCGCGGGCCCGAACGGCTCGGGGAAGAGCACGCTCGTTCGCCACTGGAACGGCCTGCTCGAGCCCGATGACGGCGACGTACGGGTGAACGGCCGCCCGGTTGGCGAGAACCTCGTCGCCGCCCGCAGCGCGATCGGAATGGTGTTCCAGGACCCCCGCGACGGCTTCGTCGCCGCGCGCGTCGGCGCGGACGTCGCGTTCGGCCCCGAGAACCTCGGACTCGCCCGCGAGGAGATCGACCGCCGGGTCGAGCGGGCGCTCGCGGCGGTGAACCTGGCCGGCCGAGACGAGGAGCGGATCGAGACGCTCTCGGGCGGCGAACGGGAGCGACTGGCGATCGCGGGCGCGCTCGCGATGGAGCCCGATCACCTGGTGCTCGACGAGCCGTTCACCGGCCTCGACGCCTTCGCTCGGGAGTCGGTGCTCGACCGGCTTGCGGCGCTCAGTCGTGGAGGGACCGGCGTCGTCGTCGTCACCCACGACCTTCGGGACGTCCTCTCGCTCGCCGATCGGCTGGTCGTCCTCTCGTCAGGGCGGGTGGTCCGCGACGGCCAGCCGCAGGATCTGGACGACGAACTCGAGGGACTCGGCGTGCGCCCGCCGTGTTGA
- a CDS encoding CRISPR-associated protein Cas4, producing MHAFSDLALAVYCPRKLYYRCEDAREVPDAVTTRRALAFEYRTLLDADDSLLRRRPIAVAPDEFRTNLTRTLDRLDRFEELADPPERDVLLTGRECRGVVHKLLEGPPVPSIVSAGRPPENGVWAPQSVRAVAAAKALAWERETPVETAFVEYPTYGIVRRIELTTRRKALYRRAIRTVEAIDGPPPRLADDAKCAGCEYRDRCGVRTRSLRSLLGL from the coding sequence GTGCACGCCTTCAGCGACCTCGCGCTGGCCGTCTACTGTCCGCGAAAGCTCTACTATCGTTGCGAGGACGCTCGCGAGGTGCCCGACGCCGTCACGACCCGCCGTGCACTCGCCTTCGAGTACCGAACCCTTCTCGACGCCGACGACTCCCTCCTCCGGCGTCGGCCGATCGCCGTCGCTCCCGACGAGTTTCGGACGAACCTGACGCGTACTCTCGACCGTCTCGACCGCTTCGAGGAGCTCGCCGATCCCCCCGAACGCGACGTCCTCCTCACGGGTCGGGAGTGTCGCGGCGTCGTCCACAAGCTGCTCGAGGGGCCGCCCGTTCCGTCGATCGTCTCCGCCGGCAGGCCGCCCGAGAACGGCGTCTGGGCGCCCCAGTCGGTGCGGGCGGTCGCGGCGGCGAAGGCGCTCGCCTGGGAGCGCGAGACGCCGGTCGAGACCGCCTTCGTCGAGTACCCCACGTACGGAATCGTCCGCCGGATCGAGCTCACGACGCGGCGGAAGGCGCTCTACCGGCGGGCGATACGAACCGTCGAGGCGATCGACGGGCCGCCGCCGCGGCTCGCCGACGACGCGAAGTGCGCCGGCTGTGAGTACCGCGACCGCTGCGGCGTCAGAACCCGATCGCTTCGCTCACTGCTCGGCCTCTAG
- a CDS encoding biotin transporter BioY codes for MSTESESVDLVDDATVTNVARAALFAALTGAFAYVSFPFPLSPAPVTLQVLGVFLAGILLGPIWGGAAMALYLVAGALGAPVFAGGSAGFGALVGESAGYLWSYPIAAALVGAIAHGGLAVRAPERIHPARMVGAMAAGTVVIYALGVLGLMLVLGLSPTNAVIAGALVFLPAEAVKMAAAVGVVRSERLTAA; via the coding sequence ATGAGCACCGAATCCGAATCCGTCGACCTCGTCGACGACGCGACCGTCACGAACGTCGCCCGTGCGGCGCTGTTCGCCGCGCTGACGGGGGCGTTCGCGTACGTCTCGTTTCCCTTCCCGCTCTCGCCCGCGCCGGTGACGCTGCAGGTGCTCGGCGTCTTCCTGGCGGGGATCCTGCTCGGCCCGATCTGGGGCGGGGCGGCGATGGCGCTGTATCTGGTCGCGGGCGCGCTCGGCGCGCCCGTTTTCGCGGGCGGATCGGCCGGTTTCGGCGCGCTCGTCGGCGAGTCGGCGGGCTACCTCTGGTCGTATCCGATCGCCGCGGCGCTCGTCGGGGCGATCGCCCACGGCGGACTCGCGGTGCGCGCCCCCGAACGGATCCACCCGGCGCGGATGGTGGGCGCGATGGCGGCCGGCACCGTCGTCATCTACGCGCTCGGCGTGCTCGGGCTGATGCTGGTGCTCGGGCTCTCGCCGACGAACGCCGTGATCGCGGGCGCGCTGGTCTTCCTCCCGGCCGAGGCGGTGAAGATGGCCGCCGCGGTCGGCGTCGTCCGCAGCGAACGGCTCACGGCGGCATGA
- a CDS encoding glutaredoxin family protein yields the protein MADQPPITFYRLQGCPYCERVTRKLGEYDLEYHSRFVEAMHSERDAVKRVSGVRTVPVIVDENTGVTMAESANIAEYLDRTYGEEAGA from the coding sequence ATGGCTGATCAACCGCCGATCACGTTCTACCGACTCCAGGGATGTCCGTACTGCGAGCGCGTCACCCGGAAGCTGGGAGAGTACGACCTCGAGTACCACTCCCGGTTCGTCGAGGCGATGCACTCGGAGCGAGACGCGGTCAAGCGCGTCAGCGGCGTCCGGACCGTGCCGGTGATCGTCGACGAGAACACGGGCGTGACGATGGCCGAGAGCGCGAACATCGCCGAGTACCTCGACCGAACCTACGGGGAGGAGGCGGGCGCCTGA
- a CDS encoding HTH domain-containing protein has translation MTTSQLRATLKLRSFPRHGITDVQRRTLARLHRIADVGTLTTIDVDVWGSHAVADSMTDHECAASTETVSDFERWAESHGYTLAPAFAYRESRSMIDDETREVTVVPLVTLAVYEGDRLEAVYPHADGDRVRTVDDGIETLEAMAPPSDRRSDDPARERDPSENRGERLLVASNR, from the coding sequence ATGACCACCTCTCAGCTGCGTGCAACTCTCAAACTGCGGTCGTTCCCCCGGCACGGTATCACGGACGTGCAACGTCGAACGCTCGCCCGGCTGCATCGAATCGCCGACGTCGGTACGCTAACGACGATCGACGTCGACGTCTGGGGGAGCCACGCCGTCGCCGACTCCATGACTGACCACGAGTGCGCTGCGTCGACCGAGACCGTCTCCGACTTCGAACGCTGGGCGGAGAGCCACGGCTACACGCTCGCACCGGCGTTCGCCTACCGCGAGTCTAGATCGATGATCGACGACGAGACCCGGGAAGTGACGGTCGTTCCGCTGGTCACCCTCGCCGTCTACGAGGGCGATCGTTTGGAGGCGGTCTACCCACACGCGGACGGCGATCGCGTCCGGACCGTGGACGATGGCATCGAGACGCTCGAGGCGATGGCTCCTCCGAGCGATCGTCGCTCGGACGATCCGGCACGCGAACGCGATCCGTCCGAGAACCGCGGAGAACGGCTCTTAGTTGCATCGAATCGGTGA
- a CDS encoding redoxin domain-containing protein: MVDFEVSELPPSEHPEEGETAPDFTRPLVNREFWEDVSLSELTAEGPVLLVFTPMDGDFPATYVWNELRDRAWDEGRDLQVVGLSISTPYEHRGFIHEREMEYALFSDPANDVGREYGIDHELDGMTGISEPRPAVFLLDADRTVRYAWVAEEWPDFPEYDEIEDAIESL; encoded by the coding sequence ATGGTGGACTTCGAGGTCAGCGAACTGCCGCCGTCGGAGCACCCCGAGGAGGGCGAGACCGCCCCCGATTTCACCCGCCCGCTAGTCAACCGCGAGTTCTGGGAGGACGTCTCGCTCTCCGAGCTGACCGCCGAGGGTCCCGTCCTGCTCGTCTTCACGCCGATGGACGGCGACTTCCCCGCGACGTACGTCTGGAACGAGCTCCGCGACCGCGCGTGGGACGAGGGGCGCGACCTGCAGGTAGTGGGGCTCTCGATCTCGACGCCGTACGAGCACCGGGGGTTCATCCACGAGCGAGAGATGGAGTACGCGCTGTTCAGCGACCCCGCGAACGACGTCGGCCGGGAGTACGGCATCGATCACGAGCTCGACGGGATGACCGGCATCAGCGAGCCCCGTCCGGCCGTCTTCCTGCTCGACGCCGACCGGACCGTACGGTACGCGTGGGTCGCCGAGGAGTGGCCCGACTTCCCCGAGTACGACGAGATCGAAGACGCCATCGAGTCGCTGTAG
- a CDS encoding ammonium transporter, whose protein sequence is MQVAPLQVDPTVLAEGVNMMWVLVVTFLIFFMHAGFAMLEAGQVRSKNVANQLTKNLLTWAVGVVTFFFVGAALSTAVGAVTGGGSYSLAGAYAGTIGGDSTAWVDWLFGAVFAMTAATIVSGAVAGRAKLRAYVTYTIALAAVIYPVVTGLTWAGGFLDTLGFHDFAGGMIVHAVGGIAGLTAAWILGPRMDRYNADGSINVIPGHSMTFAVLGTLVLAFGWYGFNVGTAATVFVAEGGELALGDFAYVGRVALATTLGMALGAIGASVVSLALTRKVDTLYVANGLLAGLVAVTGIADVITWWGAVLVAFVAGAQLPLVFRFVERNLKIDDVCAVFPVHGSAGVIGALAIPFVAVPGEGPTLFAQVVGVVVIAAWTIGATGAVWGAFRVVGQARVTPDHERDGLDVSEHGVDTYPEFGGPDVATDGGIVRTDGGGSSEIKMVTAVIRPDRLGAVKQALAEVGAPSLTVTNVSGRGSQPAKKGQWRGEEYTVDLHQKVKVECVIADVPADEVADAIREAANTGEPGDGKVFIMPVEDALQVRTGKRGVEAV, encoded by the coding sequence ATGCAGGTAGCGCCGCTTCAGGTAGATCCGACGGTGCTCGCGGAGGGCGTGAACATGATGTGGGTTCTCGTGGTGACGTTCCTGATCTTCTTCATGCACGCCGGCTTCGCGATGCTCGAGGCGGGGCAGGTGCGCTCGAAGAACGTGGCGAACCAGCTGACGAAGAACCTGCTGACGTGGGCGGTCGGCGTCGTGACGTTCTTCTTCGTCGGCGCGGCGCTGAGCACGGCCGTCGGCGCGGTCACCGGCGGCGGCTCCTACTCGCTCGCGGGAGCCTACGCCGGCACGATCGGCGGCGATTCCACGGCGTGGGTCGACTGGCTGTTCGGCGCCGTCTTCGCGATGACGGCGGCGACGATCGTCTCGGGCGCGGTAGCGGGCCGCGCGAAGCTGCGCGCGTACGTCACCTACACGATCGCGCTCGCGGCCGTGATCTACCCCGTCGTGACGGGCCTGACGTGGGCCGGCGGCTTCCTCGATACGCTCGGCTTCCACGACTTCGCGGGCGGCATGATCGTCCACGCCGTCGGCGGGATCGCCGGCCTCACCGCCGCCTGGATCCTGGGTCCGCGGATGGACCGCTACAACGCCGACGGCTCGATCAACGTCATCCCCGGTCACTCGATGACGTTCGCGGTGCTCGGAACCCTCGTGCTCGCGTTCGGCTGGTACGGCTTCAACGTCGGCACCGCCGCGACCGTCTTCGTCGCCGAGGGCGGCGAACTCGCACTGGGCGACTTCGCCTACGTCGGCCGGGTCGCGCTCGCGACCACCCTCGGAATGGCGCTCGGCGCGATCGGCGCAAGCGTCGTCTCGCTCGCGCTCACGCGGAAGGTCGACACGCTCTACGTCGCGAACGGCCTTCTGGCGGGACTGGTCGCCGTGACCGGCATCGCCGACGTCATCACGTGGTGGGGTGCGGTATTGGTCGCGTTCGTCGCCGGCGCACAGCTCCCGCTCGTGTTCCGGTTCGTCGAGCGCAACCTGAAGATCGACGACGTCTGTGCGGTGTTCCCCGTCCACGGGAGCGCGGGCGTCATCGGCGCGCTGGCGATCCCGTTCGTCGCCGTCCCCGGCGAGGGCCCGACGCTGTTCGCGCAGGTCGTGGGCGTCGTCGTGATCGCCGCCTGGACCATCGGTGCGACCGGCGCGGTCTGGGGCGCGTTCAGGGTGGTCGGCCAGGCCAGAGTCACTCCCGATCACGAGCGCGACGGCCTCGACGTCAGCGAGCACGGCGTCGACACCTACCCCGAGTTCGGCGGACCCGACGTCGCCACCGACGGCGGGATCGTCCGCACCGACGGCGGTGGCTCGAGTGAGATCAAGATGGTCACCGCGGTCATCCGGCCCGACCGCCTGGGCGCGGTCAAGCAGGCGCTCGCCGAAGTGGGCGCGCCCTCGCTGACGGTGACGAACGTCTCCGGCCGCGGCTCCCAGCCCGCGAAGAAGGGCCAGTGGCGCGGCGAGGAGTACACCGTCGACCTCCACCAGAAGGTGAAGGTCGAGTGTGTTATCGCCGACGTTCCCGCCGACGAGGTCGCGGACGCGATCCGCGAGGCCGCCAACACCGGCGAGCCGGGCGACGGGAAGGTCTTCATCATGCCCGTCGAGGACGCCCTGCAGGTCCGTACCGGCAAGCGCGGCGTCGAAGCCGTCTGA
- a CDS encoding L-threonylcarbamoyladenylate synthase, which produces MNASDSDAELERAADAIRGGELVVYPTETVYGLGADALDPEAIDRVFEAKGRPRSNPLSMAVPDVESAVQYTDLTDRERRFVREFLPGPVTVVVEAGDRVPEALTAGRDRVGVRIPDHPLALSLLERVAPVTATSANRSGEPSARRADELDPEIREAVESVLDGGEVGGTESTVVDVENEEIHRRGALADRIEAWLEAEQ; this is translated from the coding sequence ATGAACGCGAGCGACTCCGACGCCGAGCTCGAACGGGCGGCCGACGCGATCCGGGGCGGGGAGCTCGTCGTCTACCCCACGGAGACGGTCTACGGCCTCGGCGCGGACGCGCTTGATCCCGAGGCGATAGATCGGGTCTTCGAGGCGAAGGGACGGCCACGGTCGAACCCGCTGTCGATGGCGGTCCCCGACGTCGAGAGCGCGGTCCAGTATACCGATCTCACCGATAGAGAGCGGCGGTTCGTGCGCGAGTTCCTCCCCGGCCCGGTGACGGTGGTGGTTGAGGCCGGAGACCGAGTTCCCGAGGCGCTTACCGCCGGACGCGACCGGGTCGGCGTTCGGATCCCCGATCATCCGCTGGCGCTCTCGTTGCTCGAACGGGTCGCACCGGTCACGGCGACGAGCGCGAATCGAAGCGGCGAGCCCAGCGCCCGACGGGCCGACGAGCTCGATCCGGAGATCCGCGAGGCGGTCGAGTCCGTACTCGATGGCGGAGAGGTCGGAGGAACCGAGAGCACCGTCGTCGACGTCGAAAACGAGGAGATCCACCGCCGCGGCGCGCTCGCCGATCGGATCGAGGCGTGGCTAGAGGCCGAGCAGTGA
- a CDS encoding TIGR00725 family protein: MRISVIGGGRIGEDDTDLAHRVGRLLGAHDHTLVCGGCGGVMEAACRGAKETGGRTIGILPGDSAADANPHVDVPIVTSMGNARNVLVVLNGDAAIAIDGAYGTLSEIAHALDFGRPVAGIGSHDVEGMAAVDSPEAALEHVESAAQ; encoded by the coding sequence ATGCGCATCAGCGTGATCGGCGGCGGGCGGATCGGCGAGGACGACACCGACCTCGCCCACCGGGTCGGCCGGCTCCTGGGCGCGCACGACCACACGCTCGTCTGCGGAGGCTGCGGCGGCGTCATGGAGGCGGCCTGTCGGGGTGCGAAGGAGACCGGCGGGCGGACGATCGGCATCCTACCGGGCGACAGCGCGGCCGACGCCAACCCCCACGTCGACGTGCCGATCGTCACGAGCATGGGTAACGCCCGGAACGTGCTCGTGGTGCTCAACGGCGACGCGGCGATCGCGATCGACGGCGCCTACGGAACCCTCTCGGAGATCGCACACGCGCTCGACTTCGGTCGGCCCGTCGCCGGCATCGGCTCTCACGACGTCGAGGGCATGGCGGCGGTCGACTCGCCCGAGGCGGCGCTCGAACACGTCGAGTCCGCCGCCCAGTGA